The following coding sequences lie in one Capsicum annuum cultivar UCD-10X-F1 chromosome 5, UCD10Xv1.1, whole genome shotgun sequence genomic window:
- the LOC124898491 gene encoding secreted RxLR effector protein 161-like, whose translation MTNCKPISTPIEQNVKMCAHEGKDLEDATMYRQLVGSLIYLTLMRPDISFAAKVMSRYMQNPKNPHLESVRRILRYIKGTLDYGIMYKKGGDFKLAAYSDANYAGDHDTRCSTTGYMFMLGSGAISWCSRRQPIVSLSTTEAEYRATAMAAQETIRLAENPVFHVRTKHVEVHYHFLREKVLKEEIQMVQVKTEDQVADLFTKGLSGNKLDSFSY comes from the exons ATGACTAACTGCAAGCCGATTTCAACTCCAATTGAGCAGAATGTCAAAATGTGTGCTCATGAAGGGAAGGACTTGGAAGATGCTACTATGTATCGACAATTGGTCGGAAGTTTGATCTACTTAACACTTATGAGACCCGACATTTCATTTGCAGCTAAGGTGATGAGTCGATACATGCAAAATCCGAAGAACCCTCACTTGGAATCAGTTCGAAGGATTTTGAGATATATCAAGGGTACGCTTGACTATGGCATCATGTACAAGAAAGGTGGAGATTTCAAATTAGCTGCCTACTCTGATGCTAACTATGCTGGTGATCATGATACTCGATGTTCAACAACAGggtatatgtttatgcttggatCTGGAGCAATTTCTTGGTGTAGCAGAAGGCAACCAATTGTCTCGTTGTCAACAACAGAAGCAGAGTACCGAGCAACGGCAATGGCAGCTCAGGAAA CAATACGTTTAGCGGAGAATCCGGTGTTCCACGTAAGGACCAAACACGTGGAGGTGCATTACCATTTTCTCCGTGAAAAGGTTCTTAAAGAAGAAATACAAATGGTGCAGGTCAAAACAGAAGATCAAGTTGCAGACCTGTTCACAAAAGGCTTGAGTGGCAACAAGCTCGATAGTTTCTCTTATTAG